From one Gracilinanus agilis isolate LMUSP501 chromosome 5, AgileGrace, whole genome shotgun sequence genomic stretch:
- the KRT8 gene encoding keratin, type II cytoskeletal 8 has product MSIRSTTTHRTIKVSSSGPRGSFSSRSYSSGPSSRISSSSFSRVGSTSGGYRAGLGLGAGMGLGLGNVSGITTVSINQNLLSPLKLDLDPNIQAVRVQEKEQIKVLNNKFASFIDKVRFLEQQNKMLETKWSLLQQQKTSRSNIDSMFESYINSLRQQLDSLGKEKLKLEGELGNMQGLVEDFKKKYEDEINKRTEMENEFVLIKKDVDEAYMNKVELESRLEGLTEEINFLRSLYEEELRELQSQISETSVVLSMDNSRSLDLDGIIAEVRAQYEDIANRTRAEAENMYQIKYEELQTLAGKHGDDLRHTKTEISEMTRNINRLQAEIDALKGQRATLEASITDAEQRGELALQDARNKLAELEAALQRAKQDMARQLREYQELMNVKLALDIEIATYRKLLEGEEHRLEAGMQNLRIHTKTKEYGVGLSSGFEIPTSPSLGYGSSFYSSSGSGSSTYSQVGKAVVVKKIETRDGKLVSESSDVLPK; this is encoded by the exons ATGTCCATCCGGTCGACAACCACCCATCGGACCATTAAGGTTTCCTCCTCAGGCCCCCGGGGCAGTTTTAGCAGCCGCTCCTACTCCAGCGGCCCCAGCTCGCGTATCAGCTCGTCCTCCTTCTCCCGAGTGGGGAGTACTAGTGGTGGCTACCGAGCGGGCTTGGGGCTTGGGGCAGGCATGGGCTTGGGCTTGGGGAACGTCAGCGGGATCACGACGGTCTCCATCAATCAGAACCTCCTGAGTCCCCTGAAGCTGGATCTGGACCCCAACATCCAGGCCGTGAGGGTCCAGGAGAAGGAGCAGATTAAGGTCCTCAACAACAAATTTGCCTCCTTCATCGACAAG GTGCGCTTCCTAGAACAGCAGAATAAGATGCTGGAGACCAAATGGAGCCTCCTCCAGCAGCAGAAGACATCCCGAAGCAACATAGACAGCATGTTTGAGAGTTACATCAATAGCCTTCGACAACAGCTGGATTCCCTGGGGAAGGAGAAGCTGAAGTTGGAGGGGGAATTGGGCAACATGCAGGGCCTGGTAGAAGACTTCAAAAAGAA GTATGAGGATGAAATCAACAAACGCACAGAAATGGAGAATGAGTTTGTTCTCATTAAGAAG gaTGTGGATGAAGCTTACATGAACAAGGTGGAGCTGGAATCCCGCCTGGAAGGCCTGACTGAAGAGATTAACTTCCTCAGGAGTTTATATGAAGAG GAGTTACGAGAATTGCAATCCCAGATTTCGGAGACTTCTGTGGTCCTGTCCATGGACAATAGCCGCTCCCTGGACCTGGATGGCATTATTGCTGAGGTCCGAGCCCAATATGAGGACATTGCCAACCGTACCCGGGCTGAGGCTGAGAATATGTACCAGATCAAG taTGAGGAACTGCAGACTCTGGCTGGAAAACATGGAGATGACCTTCGCCACACCAAGACGGAGATCTCCGAGATGACCAGGAATATTAACCGACTTCAGGCTGAGATCGATGCTCTCAAAGGCCAG AGGGCCACCCTTGAAGCCTCCATTACCGATGCGGAGCAGCGTGGGGAACTGGCCCTCCAAGATGCCCGGAACAAGCTGGCTGAGCTGGAAGCCGCCCTGCAGAGGGCCAAGCAAGACATGGCCCGCCAGCTGCGGGAGTACCAGGAGCTGATGAACGTCAAGCTGGCCCTGGACATCGAGATCGCCACCTACAGGAAGCTGCTGGAGGGCGAGGAGCACAG GCTGGAGGCTGGGATGCAGAACTTGAGAATTCACACCAAGACTAAAGAGTATGGAG TTGGACTGAGCTCTGGCTTTGAGATTCCCACCAGCCCCAGTCTTGGCTATGGGAGTTCCTTCTATTCCAGTTCTGGCTCTGGTTCATCCACTTACAGCCAAGTCGGTAAGGCTGTGGTGGTGAAGAAGATTGAGACTCGAGATGGGAAACTGGTGTCCGAATCTTCAGATGTTTTGCCCAAGTGA